From one Bradyrhizobium sp. Ash2021 genomic stretch:
- a CDS encoding nitrate/sulfonate/bicarbonate ABC transporter ATP-binding protein — protein MLDQLNQASLLDIRGVCRSFPKGSGEELLVLEKVDLTLHSGEIVGLLGRSGSGKSTLLRIIAGLIAPSSGDAKCRGETIMGPPNGVSMVFQSFALFPWLTVLQNVELGLEALGIDSVERRTRALAAIDLIGLDGFESAYPKELSGGMRQRVGFARALVVHPDLLLMDEPFSALDVLTAETLRTDMVDLWIEGRLPIKSVLMVTHNIEEAVLMCDRILVFSSNPGRIAAEIRVDLPHPRNRLDPAFRQLVDSIYARMTQRAEAKTPAIEGIPGSGVGMILQHVSSNVLSGLIETLAGPPYAGHADLPVLANSLQLEADEIFHLGESLQLLRFAQLSEGDLMLTDAGKRFAHLETDARKKLFAEHLINYVPVMGLIRRVLDERPSHSAPVARFRNELEDYMAEDQADETLKTIVSWGRYAELFAYDEQSELFSLENPH, from the coding sequence ATGCTCGATCAACTCAATCAGGCCAGCCTGCTCGACATCCGCGGCGTCTGCCGGTCATTTCCGAAAGGCAGCGGCGAGGAATTGCTGGTCCTCGAAAAAGTCGATCTGACGCTCCATTCCGGCGAAATCGTCGGCCTGCTCGGGCGGTCCGGCTCGGGCAAGTCGACGCTGCTGCGGATTATCGCCGGCCTGATCGCGCCGTCGTCGGGCGATGCCAAATGCCGCGGCGAGACGATCATGGGACCGCCGAACGGCGTCTCGATGGTGTTTCAGTCGTTTGCGCTGTTTCCCTGGCTAACGGTTCTGCAGAACGTCGAACTGGGACTGGAGGCGCTTGGAATCGACAGCGTCGAACGCCGCACGCGCGCTCTGGCGGCGATCGACCTGATCGGTCTCGACGGCTTCGAGTCCGCCTACCCCAAGGAATTGTCGGGCGGGATGCGCCAGCGCGTCGGATTTGCGCGGGCGCTGGTGGTTCATCCGGACCTGCTCTTGATGGACGAGCCGTTTTCGGCGCTCGACGTGCTGACCGCCGAGACGTTGCGTACCGACATGGTCGATCTCTGGATCGAAGGCCGGTTGCCGATCAAGTCGGTGCTGATGGTGACGCACAACATCGAGGAAGCGGTATTGATGTGCGACCGCATTTTGGTCTTCTCGTCCAATCCCGGCCGGATCGCGGCCGAGATCAGGGTCGACCTGCCGCACCCGCGCAATCGTCTCGATCCGGCATTCCGGCAGCTGGTCGACAGCATCTATGCCCGCATGACGCAGCGCGCGGAGGCCAAGACGCCGGCCATCGAGGGCATCCCCGGCAGCGGCGTCGGCATGATCCTCCAGCACGTCTCGTCGAACGTGCTATCGGGCCTGATCGAGACGCTCGCGGGACCACCCTATGCAGGGCATGCGGACCTGCCGGTGCTCGCCAACAGCCTGCAACTCGAAGCCGACGAAATATTCCACCTCGGCGAATCTCTGCAATTGCTGAGATTTGCCCAGCTGAGCGAAGGCGACCTCATGCTGACGGACGCCGGCAAGCGCTTTGCCCATCTTGAAACCGACGCCCGCAAGAAACTGTTCGCCGAACATCTCATCAACTATGTGCCGGTGATGGGCCTGATCCGCCGCGTCCTCGACGAGCGGCCTTCGCACTCGGCGCCGGTTGCGCGCTTCCGCAACGAGCTCGAGGACTACATGGCGGAAGATCAGGCCGACGAAACGCTCAAGACCATCGTGTCGTGGGGACGTTACGCGGAACTGTTCGCCTATGACGAGCAGTCGGAACTGTTCAGCCTGGAAAATCCGCACTAG
- a CDS encoding adenylate/guanylate cyclase domain-containing protein — MNASELQKLTDWLIDGGRSAASPSRFMAETCERMVAAGLPLWRVGIFVRTLHPDIYGRNFIWKPGAEVELGTVDYKILESPDFRTSPLIIVFQQGLEVRARIDDPASKRFPIVEEMRAEGVTDYVAMPLPFINGTVNASSWTTKQPGGFTDEQLAALRQVVTPLARVIEIFSLTRTAASLLDTYVGNRAGERILGGQIRRGHTETMNAAIWLSDLRGFTALSDRLPAETIVDILNNYFDCQVAAIRAHGGEVLKYMGDGLLAVFPIDEYVGDEQQVCSRVLEAAHESRASVADMHYPIGEAVERFRFGVALHVGRILYGNIGGGNRLDFTCIGPAVNLAARLEKIASRLHRTVVASEGFAGICRGGWSDLGEFPVAGFSKAARVYGLVDETPAS, encoded by the coding sequence ATGAATGCATCAGAACTGCAGAAGCTGACCGACTGGCTGATCGACGGCGGGAGATCCGCAGCCAGCCCCAGCAGGTTCATGGCCGAAACCTGCGAGCGGATGGTTGCGGCAGGCCTGCCGCTCTGGCGTGTCGGCATCTTCGTTCGCACCCTGCATCCAGATATTTACGGGCGCAATTTCATCTGGAAGCCGGGCGCCGAGGTCGAGCTCGGCACGGTCGATTACAAGATTCTGGAGTCGCCGGATTTCCGCACCAGCCCGCTGATCATCGTGTTTCAGCAGGGGCTGGAGGTTCGCGCCCGCATCGACGATCCCGCGAGCAAGCGCTTCCCGATCGTCGAGGAAATGCGCGCCGAGGGTGTAACGGATTACGTTGCGATGCCGCTGCCATTCATCAATGGAACGGTCAACGCATCGAGTTGGACCACCAAGCAGCCGGGTGGATTCACGGATGAACAATTGGCGGCGCTACGGCAGGTCGTGACGCCGCTGGCGCGCGTGATCGAAATCTTCAGTCTGACGCGTACCGCCGCAAGCCTGCTCGATACCTATGTCGGCAACCGCGCCGGCGAGCGGATTCTTGGCGGCCAGATCAGGCGCGGCCACACCGAGACGATGAACGCCGCGATCTGGCTGTCCGATCTGCGCGGCTTTACCGCGCTGTCGGACCGGTTGCCGGCCGAGACCATCGTGGACATCCTGAACAATTATTTCGACTGCCAGGTAGCCGCGATCCGCGCGCATGGCGGCGAAGTCCTGAAATACATGGGAGACGGGCTGCTCGCGGTTTTTCCGATCGATGAATATGTCGGCGATGAGCAGCAGGTCTGCTCGCGCGTGCTCGAAGCCGCCCACGAATCCCGCGCCAGCGTCGCGGACATGCATTATCCGATTGGCGAAGCCGTCGAACGCTTTCGCTTCGGCGTCGCCCTGCATGTCGGAAGAATCCTGTACGGCAACATCGGCGGCGGCAACCGGCTCGACTTCACCTGCATCGGCCCGGCCGTCAACCTCGCCGCGCGGCTGGAAAAGATCGCCAGCCGCCTCCATCGCACCGTGGTGGCGTCGGAAGGTTTTGCCGGCATCTGCCGGGGCGGCTGGAGCGACCTCGGTGAGTTTCCGGTTGCCGGCTTTTCAAAGGCCGCGCGGGTCTACGGCCTGGTCGACGAAACGCCGGCGAGCTGA
- a CDS encoding tetratricopeptide repeat protein produces the protein MNKTAFRRSLAALGIVAPMLLMTAGASAETSQQRDWCYGKGDVTPEMQISGCTAFLLSGHHADAATADAYNNRGVGHAARDDWVRALSDYSTSARLDPTVASTFYNRGLAYLHTQHFDQAIADFDQAIKLDPALAQAFSDRGIAYRNKGEYDRAIADYDQAITLNPKYATAFNGRGTVYYHKKDLDRAIADFSEAIRLNAKSVRALNNGALAYYDKQDYERAVADYDTAIGLDPETPLALYGRGLARLKRNDGKGAEADIAAAKKLDPGVVKDFAAVIAR, from the coding sequence ATGAATAAGACAGCCTTTCGCCGCAGCCTTGCGGCCCTCGGAATTGTCGCCCCAATGCTGCTGATGACGGCCGGCGCGTCAGCCGAGACGTCGCAGCAACGCGACTGGTGCTACGGCAAGGGCGACGTCACGCCGGAGATGCAGATCTCGGGCTGCACGGCTTTCCTGCTCAGCGGCCATCATGCCGATGCGGCGACGGCCGATGCGTACAACAACCGCGGCGTAGGGCATGCGGCCCGGGACGATTGGGTTCGCGCGTTGTCCGACTACTCGACCTCGGCCCGGCTCGACCCGACCGTGGCCTCGACATTCTATAATCGCGGCCTCGCCTACCTGCACACGCAACATTTCGATCAGGCGATTGCGGATTTCGACCAGGCGATCAAGCTCGATCCTGCGCTGGCCCAGGCCTTCAGCGATCGCGGCATCGCCTATCGCAACAAAGGCGAGTATGACCGCGCCATCGCCGACTACGATCAGGCGATCACACTGAACCCGAAATACGCAACCGCGTTCAACGGTCGCGGCACCGTGTATTACCACAAGAAGGATCTCGATCGGGCCATCGCCGATTTCTCCGAGGCGATCCGGCTCAACGCCAAATCCGTCCGGGCCTTGAACAACGGCGCCCTGGCTTACTACGACAAGCAGGATTACGAGCGCGCGGTCGCCGATTACGACACCGCCATCGGCCTCGATCCGGAAACGCCGCTGGCGCTTTACGGCCGCGGCCTCGCCAGGCTGAAGCGAAACGACGGCAAAGGCGCTGAAGCCGACATCGCGGCGGCGAAAAAGCTCGACCCCGGTGTGGTCAAGGATTTTGCCGCCGTGATCGCACGATGA
- the aroC gene encoding chorismate synthase: MSFNTFGHMFRVTTFGESHGIAIGCVVDGCPPLIPLTSEDIQHDLDRRRPGQSRFTTQRQEADAVKILSGVMAHPETGVQVTTGTPIALLIENTDQRSKDYSEIKDKFRPGHADFTYEAKYGLRDYRGGGRSSARETATRVAAGAIARKILPDVKVRGALVQMGPHKIDRDKWDWDEIARNPFFCPDKDKAAFFESYLDGIRKNGSSIGAVIEVVAEGVPPGLGAPIYAKLDAELGAAMMSINAVKGVEIGAGFGAAELSGEENADEMRTGNNGTRFLSNHAGGVLGGISTGQPVVVRFAVKPTSSILSPRQTVDRKGADTDIMTKGRHDPCVGIRAVPVGEAMMACVLADHLLRHRGQVG; encoded by the coding sequence ATGTCCTTCAACACCTTCGGCCATATGTTCCGGGTCACGACCTTTGGCGAGAGCCACGGGATCGCGATCGGCTGCGTGGTCGATGGCTGCCCGCCGCTGATCCCGCTGACATCAGAGGACATCCAGCACGATCTCGACCGCCGCCGTCCGGGCCAGTCGCGCTTCACCACCCAGCGCCAGGAGGCCGACGCGGTGAAGATTCTGTCCGGCGTGATGGCGCATCCCGAGACCGGCGTGCAGGTGACGACGGGAACGCCGATCGCGCTGCTGATCGAGAACACCGACCAGCGCTCGAAGGACTATTCCGAGATCAAGGACAAGTTCCGTCCGGGCCACGCCGACTTCACCTATGAGGCCAAATACGGCCTGCGCGATTATCGCGGCGGCGGCCGTTCGTCGGCGCGCGAGACCGCGACGCGGGTCGCGGCCGGCGCCATCGCGCGAAAAATCCTGCCTGATGTAAAGGTGCGCGGCGCGCTGGTGCAGATGGGCCCGCACAAGATCGACCGCGACAAATGGGACTGGGACGAGATCGCGCGCAATCCGTTCTTCTGCCCGGACAAGGACAAGGCTGCGTTCTTCGAAAGCTATCTCGACGGCATCCGCAAGAACGGCTCGTCGATCGGCGCGGTCATCGAAGTGGTCGCCGAAGGCGTACCGCCCGGCCTTGGCGCGCCGATCTACGCCAAGCTCGATGCCGAGCTTGGCGCGGCGATGATGAGCATCAACGCGGTGAAGGGCGTCGAGATCGGCGCCGGCTTCGGCGCTGCGGAATTATCCGGCGAGGAGAACGCCGACGAGATGCGGACCGGCAATAACGGCACGCGCTTCCTGTCGAACCATGCCGGCGGCGTGCTCGGCGGCATCTCCACCGGCCAGCCGGTGGTGGTGCGCTTTGCCGTCAAGCCGACCTCGTCGATCCTCTCCCCGCGCCAGACCGTCGATCGCAAGGGCGCCGACACCGACATCATGACCAAGGGCCGTCACGACCCCTGCGTCGGCATCCGCGCGGTGCCGGTCGGGGAAGCCATGATGGCCTGCGTGCTGGCGGATCATCTGTTGCGGCATCGCGGCCAGGTCGGCTAA
- a CDS encoding DUF1194 domain-containing protein, whose product MRWYVSIGAVLVAGVLAGGDVAGVAAPRPAVQPGHRLADKEATPSVDVELALAVDVSYSMDMDELAIQREGYAQALVSKEFLQALKTGPNGKIAVTYFEWAASSDQKIIIPWRVIDGPETADAVANEIMKTPIRRASRTSISGAINFAMPLFDENPHRGIRRVIDISGDGPNNNGGPVVQARDAALEKGIVINGLPIMVKEPSYSTMDIDNLDFYYEDCVIGGPGSFVVAIKDREKFKEAIRTKLLLEVAGRTPEHKVVPVAEKEPRVSCLIGEKIWQDRWGR is encoded by the coding sequence ATGCGCTGGTATGTCTCGATCGGGGCTGTGCTTGTCGCGGGCGTGCTGGCCGGCGGCGATGTCGCCGGCGTGGCAGCGCCGCGCCCGGCGGTGCAGCCGGGCCATCGATTGGCCGACAAGGAAGCCACGCCCTCCGTCGATGTCGAACTGGCTCTCGCCGTCGATGTCTCCTATTCGATGGACATGGATGAACTGGCGATCCAGCGCGAGGGTTACGCGCAGGCCCTCGTTTCCAAGGAGTTCCTGCAGGCGCTCAAGACCGGCCCGAACGGCAAGATCGCGGTGACCTATTTCGAGTGGGCGGCGTCCAGCGACCAGAAGATCATCATCCCGTGGCGGGTGATCGACGGCCCCGAAACCGCGGACGCCGTCGCCAACGAAATCATGAAAACCCCGATCCGCCGGGCGTCGCGCACCTCGATCTCGGGCGCGATCAATTTCGCGATGCCGCTGTTCGACGAGAATCCGCATCGGGGCATCCGGCGCGTGATCGATATTTCCGGCGACGGTCCCAACAACAATGGCGGCCCGGTGGTGCAGGCGCGCGATGCCGCGCTGGAGAAGGGCATCGTCATCAACGGCCTGCCGATCATGGTGAAGGAGCCGTCCTATTCCACCATGGATATCGACAATCTCGACTTCTATTACGAGGACTGCGTGATCGGCGGCCCCGGTTCCTTCGTGGTGGCGATCAAGGACCGCGAGAAGTTCAAGGAGGCGATCCGCACCAAGCTGCTGCTCGAAGTCGCGGGCCGCACCCCGGAACACAAGGTCGTGCCGGTGGCCGAGAAGGAGCCGCGCGTCAGCTGCCTGATCGGCGAGAAGATCTGGCAGGACCGCTGGGGGCGATAA
- a CDS encoding ABC transporter permease subunit translates to MTLQEILSPRLGQALRPNVWDAVALVLVIGAMVLIVYGGEQTALPLSALDVDPVTLDPAHLPAYALRTTMRMLLAIVCSIIFTFIYAALAAKSRRAEMVLIPLLDILQSVPILGFLTFTVVFFLNLFPGQVFGAELACVFAIFTSQAWNMTFSMYQSMRNVPKDLEEASQSFHLSGWQRFWRLDVPFAMPGLIWNTMMSMSGGWFFVVASEAITVGNTTVTLPGIGSYVALAIKQQNLAAIGYALLAMFLVILAYDQLLFRPVVAWADKFRFEQTASASAPASWMLDLFRRTRAFRVLTYPFAALNKAISNLHIGLPGRFKTATRRGRQPSRIVDAVWLAIVMACTGDAAWRIYRYLSATLGPSDLFSAVGYGFITLARVIVLIALATLIWVPVGVWIGLRPKLAERIQPLAQFLAAFPANLAFPVFVVMIVRYGLNTNVWLSPLMILGTQWYILFNVIAGASAFPTDLREAAGSFHLKGWRWWIKVILPGIFPYYITGAITASGGSWNAAIVAEVASWGDTHLTATGLGAYIATATETGDFPRVVLGIAIMCVLVTLFNRLFWRPLYAFAERRLRLG, encoded by the coding sequence ATGACCCTTCAAGAGATTCTGTCGCCGAGATTGGGGCAGGCGCTGCGGCCCAACGTCTGGGACGCCGTCGCGCTGGTGCTCGTGATCGGCGCCATGGTGCTGATCGTCTATGGCGGCGAGCAGACCGCCCTTCCCTTGTCGGCGCTAGATGTTGATCCGGTAACGCTCGATCCGGCGCATCTGCCGGCCTATGCGTTGCGGACGACCATGCGGATGCTGCTCGCCATCGTCTGCTCGATCATCTTCACCTTCATCTATGCGGCCCTTGCCGCCAAGAGCCGCCGCGCCGAGATGGTGCTGATCCCGCTGCTCGACATCCTGCAGTCGGTGCCGATCCTCGGCTTCCTCACCTTCACCGTGGTGTTCTTCCTGAATCTGTTCCCCGGCCAGGTGTTCGGCGCCGAACTCGCCTGCGTGTTCGCGATCTTCACCAGCCAGGCCTGGAACATGACGTTCAGCATGTATCAGTCGATGCGCAATGTCCCGAAGGACCTGGAAGAGGCGTCGCAAAGCTTTCACCTCAGCGGATGGCAGCGCTTCTGGCGGCTCGACGTCCCCTTCGCCATGCCGGGCCTGATCTGGAATACGATGATGTCGATGTCGGGCGGATGGTTCTTCGTGGTGGCGTCCGAAGCGATCACGGTCGGCAACACCACGGTCACGTTGCCGGGTATCGGCTCCTATGTCGCGCTGGCCATCAAACAGCAGAATCTCGCCGCGATCGGCTACGCCCTCCTGGCCATGTTTCTCGTCATCCTCGCCTACGACCAGTTGCTGTTTCGCCCCGTGGTGGCCTGGGCCGATAAATTCCGCTTCGAGCAGACCGCCTCGGCGAGCGCGCCGGCATCCTGGATGCTCGACCTGTTTCGCCGGACGCGCGCGTTTCGCGTCCTGACTTACCCGTTCGCGGCGCTCAACAAGGCCATCTCGAATTTGCACATCGGGCTTCCAGGCCGATTCAAAACGGCAACGAGACGCGGCCGCCAACCGTCACGCATCGTCGACGCCGTCTGGCTTGCCATCGTCATGGCATGCACCGGCGACGCGGCCTGGCGGATCTATCGATATCTCTCGGCGACGTTGGGCCCATCGGACCTGTTCAGCGCCGTCGGATACGGCTTCATTACGCTGGCGCGTGTGATCGTGCTGATTGCGCTGGCGACCCTGATATGGGTGCCGGTCGGGGTCTGGATCGGACTTCGGCCGAAATTGGCCGAGCGAATCCAGCCGCTGGCGCAGTTCCTGGCCGCGTTTCCCGCCAACCTTGCCTTTCCGGTCTTTGTGGTGATGATCGTTCGCTACGGCCTGAACACCAACGTCTGGCTCAGCCCGCTGATGATCCTGGGCACCCAGTGGTATATCCTGTTCAACGTCATCGCAGGCGCCAGCGCGTTCCCGACCGATCTTCGGGAGGCTGCCGGCAGCTTCCATCTGAAGGGATGGCGATGGTGGATCAAGGTCATCCTGCCCGGAATTTTTCCGTACTACATCACCGGTGCGATCACCGCGTCGGGCGGGTCATGGAATGCCGCCATCGTCGCGGAGGTCGCAAGCTGGGGCGACACCCATCTGACGGCTACCGGCCTCGGCGCCTATATAGCGACGGCGACCGAGACCGGCGACTTCCCCCGGGTCGTCCTCGGCATCGCCATCATGTGCGTGCTGGTGACGCTCTTCAACCGGCTGTTCTGGAGGCCGCTCTATGCCTTCGCCGAACGCCGTCTTCGCCTCGGCTGA
- a CDS encoding KUP/HAK/KT family potassium transporter has protein sequence MIENPATTAAEAARQAPQGKLQTLGLSALGIVFGDIGTSPLYTFKTILGATEGPPDADIILGALSLVLWTLFIITTVKYVSFAMRVDNDGEGGILALMALLGVKKQRRPTIVAVGLFGAALIYGDGAITPAISVLSALEGLNMATPVFQSYVVPAAAAILLALFAIQSRGTAAIGYYFGPIMLLWFVALALMGISGIVQHPSVFAALNPVYGLSYLFSHGGTGFLVLGAVFLCVTGAEALYADMGHFGRGPITLAWFAVVFPSLILNYAGQAALVLEGVPTDGNIFFRLCPGGLLIPLIALATVATIIASQSIITGAFSMTRQAIQLGWLPRLRIKQTSSEGYGQIYVGVVNWLLMFVTLGLTIGFGKSDNLAAAYGIAVSLTMLMTSALLFIAMREVWGWSMLAAGSVAAFFLIVDSAFFLANLTKIAEGGYVPLILAISVYGLMWIWHRGAAAVMARMHDFLIPVPEFMKDIQSKGIPRVPGTAVFLTRTERDTPPVMAWHVKHNRALHEHLFVLRVEIQSVPWVAAGNRMTIDEVAPNFWRAETRFGFMERPHIPELLTAGKALGCTIDLDDVTYYVGHETVVGREDGMGLPAWQERFFAVMERNAVHVSDFFSLPSDQVVEIGRQVSI, from the coding sequence TTGATCGAAAATCCAGCAACCACTGCTGCCGAGGCAGCGCGACAAGCTCCGCAGGGTAAGCTGCAAACGCTCGGTCTGTCGGCGCTCGGTATCGTATTCGGCGATATCGGGACCAGCCCTCTTTATACGTTCAAGACCATTCTCGGCGCCACCGAAGGCCCTCCCGACGCAGATATTATCCTGGGCGCGCTTTCGCTCGTGCTCTGGACTCTCTTCATCATTACAACGGTCAAATATGTCTCGTTCGCTATGCGCGTCGACAATGACGGCGAGGGTGGCATTCTGGCCTTGATGGCCTTGTTGGGAGTTAAGAAGCAACGGCGGCCTACCATCGTGGCGGTCGGCCTGTTCGGGGCGGCCCTGATCTACGGTGATGGGGCGATTACGCCGGCGATTTCGGTGCTGTCGGCACTGGAGGGCCTGAACATGGCGACTCCGGTATTTCAGTCCTATGTTGTTCCCGCCGCGGCGGCGATTCTGCTCGCGCTGTTTGCCATCCAGTCACGGGGAACAGCAGCGATTGGCTATTATTTTGGTCCAATAATGCTGCTCTGGTTTGTCGCCCTCGCGTTGATGGGAATTTCAGGCATTGTCCAGCATCCTTCCGTGTTCGCCGCGCTCAATCCTGTCTACGGTCTGTCGTATCTGTTCTCACATGGGGGCACCGGCTTTCTGGTTTTGGGCGCGGTGTTTCTCTGCGTCACCGGCGCCGAAGCTCTCTATGCTGATATGGGTCATTTCGGCAGGGGCCCCATTACACTGGCATGGTTCGCGGTCGTCTTCCCCAGTCTGATCCTCAACTATGCCGGGCAGGCGGCGCTGGTTCTTGAAGGTGTCCCGACGGACGGCAATATTTTCTTTCGGCTTTGTCCCGGGGGGCTCCTGATTCCGCTCATCGCGCTGGCGACAGTAGCGACGATCATTGCCAGCCAATCGATCATAACGGGCGCTTTCTCGATGACACGGCAGGCAATCCAGCTCGGCTGGCTGCCAAGGCTGCGGATCAAGCAGACCTCATCGGAAGGTTACGGCCAGATTTACGTCGGTGTCGTCAACTGGCTGCTGATGTTCGTAACTCTCGGGCTCACAATCGGGTTTGGCAAATCCGACAATCTGGCGGCTGCCTACGGCATCGCGGTTTCGCTGACGATGCTGATGACGTCGGCACTGCTTTTCATTGCGATGCGCGAGGTCTGGGGCTGGAGCATGTTAGCTGCCGGCTCTGTTGCAGCCTTCTTTCTCATCGTCGATAGCGCCTTCTTCCTTGCTAACCTGACAAAGATTGCCGAGGGCGGATATGTGCCGCTTATCCTGGCTATCTCTGTGTACGGCTTGATGTGGATCTGGCATCGCGGAGCGGCGGCCGTGATGGCCCGAATGCATGATTTTCTGATCCCGGTCCCGGAATTCATGAAGGATATTCAATCCAAAGGCATTCCACGCGTTCCCGGCACGGCCGTGTTCCTGACCCGGACCGAGCGCGATACGCCGCCGGTCATGGCCTGGCACGTCAAGCATAACCGTGCATTGCATGAGCATCTCTTCGTACTGCGCGTGGAAATCCAGTCGGTGCCGTGGGTCGCGGCCGGCAACCGCATGACAATCGACGAAGTCGCGCCAAATTTCTGGCGTGCGGAAACGCGTTTCGGCTTCATGGAGCGCCCGCATATTCCGGAACTGCTTACGGCCGGCAAGGCGCTGGGATGCACCATCGACCTCGACGACGTGACCTATTATGTGGGCCATGAGACGGTGGTCGGCCGCGAAGACGGCATGGGCTTGCCTGCCTGGCAGGAGCGGTTCTTTGCCGTGATGGAGCGCAACGCCGTCCATGTTAGCGACTTCTTCAGCCTCCCCAGCGATCAGGTCGTTGAGATCGGGCGACAGGTTTCAATTTAG
- a CDS encoding c-type cytochrome, translated as MVRSGIAACALLLAVSNGAKAETPAERGNYLVNTIMACGNCHSPRDGEGKLIADRALSGGLSFTTPAFDATAPNITPDAETGIGSWSDAEIRRALVEGIRPDHGHLSGAALAAIMPANFYKALLPDDLDAVIAYLRTVKAVRNQVPDPVYKVPVRRDPYPDADAGFSKSMFVDPVRRGAYLVTIGHCMECHSAWSRGVSDFKTGLGRGGRVFPLREGSPDGTASSTAANITSHPTAGIGAWTDAEIVRAVTEGVARDGRPLKPPMAYGYYAALKGSDLADIVAYLRTVPPLQ; from the coding sequence ATGGTTCGTAGCGGCATCGCGGCTTGCGCATTACTGCTGGCCGTCTCAAACGGGGCCAAAGCGGAAACGCCGGCCGAGCGCGGCAACTATCTCGTCAACACCATCATGGCCTGCGGCAACTGCCATAGCCCGCGCGATGGTGAAGGCAAGCTGATCGCCGACCGGGCACTGTCCGGTGGCCTCTCTTTCACAACGCCGGCCTTCGACGCCACCGCGCCGAACATCACGCCCGACGCCGAGACCGGAATCGGAAGCTGGAGCGATGCCGAGATCAGGCGCGCGCTGGTCGAGGGCATACGCCCGGACCATGGCCATCTCTCCGGCGCTGCGCTGGCCGCGATCATGCCGGCCAATTTCTACAAGGCGCTGCTGCCGGACGATCTCGATGCCGTCATCGCCTATTTGCGCACCGTCAAGGCGGTCCGGAATCAGGTCCCCGATCCCGTCTACAAGGTCCCGGTGCGTCGCGATCCCTATCCGGACGCCGATGCGGGTTTCAGTAAATCCATGTTCGTCGATCCGGTCCGGCGCGGCGCCTATCTCGTCACCATCGGCCATTGCATGGAATGCCACTCGGCATGGTCGCGCGGCGTGTCCGATTTCAAGACCGGCCTTGGCCGCGGCGGCAGGGTTTTCCCGCTGCGCGAGGGCTCGCCGGATGGTACCGCAAGCAGCACCGCCGCCAACATCACATCGCATCCAACGGCCGGTATCGGCGCGTGGACCGACGCTGAAATCGTCCGGGCTGTTACCGAAGGCGTCGCGCGCGACGGACGGCCGCTGAAGCCGCCGATGGCTTATGGCTATTACGCGGCGCTCAAGGGCTCTGATTTGGCCGATATCGTCGCCTATTTGCGCACCGTGCCGCCGCTGCAATGA
- the clpS gene encoding ATP-dependent Clp protease adapter ClpS: protein MPETVVTPKTRVKTKTERPRLHKVILVNDDYTPREFVVTVLKAEFRMTEDQAHKVMITAHRRGVCVVAVFTKDVAETKATRATDAGRAKGYPLLFTTEPEE from the coding sequence ATGCCCGAGACCGTCGTCACGCCGAAAACCAGGGTCAAGACCAAGACCGAACGGCCGCGCCTGCACAAAGTCATCCTCGTCAATGACGACTACACGCCGCGCGAATTCGTCGTTACCGTGCTGAAGGCGGAATTCCGCATGACCGAGGACCAGGCCCACAAGGTCATGATAACGGCGCACCGGCGCGGCGTCTGCGTGGTTGCGGTCTTCACCAAGGACGTCGCCGAGACCAAGGCGACGCGCGCCACCGATGCTGGCCGCGCCAAGGGCTATCCGCTGCTGTTCACGACCGAGCCGGAGGAATAG